The Scophthalmus maximus strain ysfricsl-2021 chromosome 7, ASM2237912v1, whole genome shotgun sequence genome includes a window with the following:
- the uevld gene encoding ubiquitin-conjugating enzyme E2 variant 3 produces MDLGSENIQRILSRYKFHDVAVEELQKIHRIHSGMKPSTGTYTFSDGTQKDLLKLVGNIPVKYDGRSYNFPIQLWLMDSFPFTPPICLLRPTHDMVIREGKHVDARGRIYLPGLHNWDYPKSSVVVLMTEMTAKFEEDPPLSSKATGDTKDPHELLAFVSNLQINDGGIRHHDQQINKVSVVGGGDLGMASAMSILAKCEVDKLVFIDVAESSTKGGGTDLEIFSLPKVEVSRDLSASAGSRVVVVTANAWSSEQSYVSLVQTNVDLYRGIIPNVARLSPNAVMLITSQPVDIMTHVAWRQSGLPPTRVIGAGCNLDSQRLGHALNINLNIHKAAWVIGELSDNKVAVMSNTGLGASAQPEIAPGSSTTKPLLDRALEIMKNRGQRSWSVGLSIADITNSILKNTMKTHSISTLAQGWSGIGAEVFLSLPCILGSAGSTRLAGVSLGKEEDSKLRDSVTSLSNLMAQLRM; encoded by the exons ATGGACCTCGGCTCAGAGAACATCCAGCGGATCCTCTCCAGG TACAAATTCCACGATGTTGCTgttgaggagctgcagaaaatcCATCGAATCCACTCTGGGATGAAACCGTCCACCGGCACATACA CATTCAGTGACGGCACCCAGAAGGATCTCCTGAAACTAGTCGGCAACATCCCTGTCAAGTATGACG GCCGCTCCTACAACTTCCCCATCCAGCTGTGGCTCATGGACTCCTTCCCCTTCACTCCTCCCATATGCCTCCTGAGGCCGACACACGACATGGTCATCAGAGAGGGCAAGCACGTCGACGCCAGGGGACGGATCTATCTGCCGGGGCTACACAACTGGGATTAT CCCAAGTCGTCCGTGGTGGTTCTCATGACTGAGATGACGGCCAAGTTTGAGGAGGATCCTCCGCTGTCCTCGAAGGCCACGGGAGACACCAAAGACCCCCACGAGCTGCTGGCATTTGTCTCTAATCTCCAGATCAATGATG GTGGAATCAGACACCACGATCAACAGATCAACAAAGTCTCAGTTGTTGGGGGCGGAGATTTAGGAATGGCTTCTGCGATGAGCATTTTGGCAAAG tgTGAAGTGGACAAACTGGTTTTCATCGATGTTGCGGAGAGTTCTACCAAGGGCGGCGGTACAGATCTAGAGATTTTCAGTCTGCCAAAGGTTGAGGTGTCGAGAG ATTTGTCGGCGTCTGCGGGCTCCAGAGTTGTCGTGGTGACCGCCAACGCGTGGAGCAGCGAGCAGTCGTACGTGAGCCTGGTGCAAACCAACGTGGACTTGTACAGAGGAATCATCCCAAATGTGGCCAGGCTCAGCCCGAACGCCGTGATGCTCATCACCTCACAACCAG TGGACATCATGACCCATGTGGCCTGGAGGCAGAGTGGCTTACCTCCCACCCGGGTGATTGGCGCGGGGTGTAACCTGGACTCCCAGCGACTCGGTCACGCTCTGAATATTAACCTTAACATCCACAAAGCAGCCTGGGTCATCGGAGAACTGTCGGACAACAAAG tTGCCGTGATGAGTAACACCGGGCTGGGCGCCAGCGCGCAGCCAGAGATTGCCCCAGGATCCAGCACTACCAAACCATTGTTAGACAG aGCGTTGGAGATCATGAAGAATCGAGGCCAGCGGTCGTGGTCCGTGGGCCTGTCCATCGCTGACATCACCAACAGTATCCTGAAGAATACGATGAAGACCCACTCCATCTCCACACTGGCTCAG GGCTGGAGTGGTATCGGCGCAGAGGTGTTCCTCAGCCTGCCGTGCATCTTGGGATCGGCCGGTTCCACGCGTCTGGCCGGAGTGTCGCTGGGAAAGGAAGAAGACTCCAAACTTAGGGACAGTGTCACGTCACTTTCTAACCTCATGGCTCAACTCAGGATGTGA
- the tmem86a gene encoding lysoplasmalogenase-like protein TMEM86A: MVSPVTVVKSEGPKLVPFFKATCVYFVLWLPTSSPSWFSALIKCLPIFCLWVFLLAHGFSFLGAHSSARKILAGLIFSALGDAFLIWQEQGYFVHGLLMFAITHILYSSAFGMKPVNVRAGLVITAVSSLSYMLLYPYLSGPFTYLVAVYIALIGFMAWRAIAGLQRANDVWTWTKLSACLGAVLFMVSDLTIAVNKFCFPVPHSRAIIMATYYAAQMLIALSAVECQDAEIARKRI, encoded by the exons ATGGTTTCTCCGGTGACAGTG GTCAAGAGTGAAGGCCCAAAGCTGGTGCCGTTCTTCAAGGCAACGTGCGTCTACTTTGTCCTGTGGCTGCCCACCTCCAGCCCATCCTGGTTCAGCGCCCTCATCAAATGTCTCCCCATCTTCTGCCTGTGGGTCTTTTTACTGGCGCACGGCTTCAGCTTCCTCGGCGCTCACTCCAGCGCCCGCAAGATCCTGGCCGGCCTCATCTTCTCGGCTCTGGGCGATGCCTTTCTCATCTGGCAGGAGCAGGGCTACTTCGTCCACG GCCTCCTGATGTTTGCCATCACCCACATCCTCTACTCATCTGCCTTTGGGATGAAGCCTGTTAACGTCCGTGCTGGCCTCGTGATCACCGCCGTGTCCTCTCTGAGCTACATGCTGCTGTACCCCTACCTGTCCGGCCCCTTCACCTACCTCGTGGCCGTCTACATCGCCCTGATCGGCTTCATGGCCTGGAGGGCCATCGCAGGCCTGCAGCGTGCCAACGATGTGTGGACCTGGACCAAGCTGTCCGCCTGCCTGGGCGCCGTGCTCTTCATGGTCTCCGACCTCACCATCGCCGTCAACAAGTTCTGCTTCCCCGTGCCCCACTCGCGCGCCATCATCATGGCCACCTACTACGCCGCGCAGATGCTGATAGCGCTGTCGGCCGTCGAGTGCCAGGATGCGGAGATTGCCAGGAAGAGAATATGA
- the spty2d1 gene encoding protein SPT2 homolog gives MMDFDNVLDMASQNQGHGNVQKRYSLQAGPPKKDPRSKGVNPAAVQALLKKQQTDSKKKEIQMRKQKDVLLAKRVELKSDRKARAMASRTKDNFKGYNGVPMVELPKKRRSKQEMEEERSMNAEGFRNHSVDPEDEDNFEYEQTDSEPEPEPEPLRPGKTTGVSGRSSSSSGGGSKSSSKTPKPAPPPMNFAELLKLAEKKQFEPVDLKPKVAKKDERLRTADEIRELEMERNAKRPDKNKDSKAERERDGKSQSSSSSIRTSTVEKEQKNCKPQKNSIEKHSLPSGSGKQSNRGHSSSKSSVSDRERERPKASHSDRDRSKTSMTSSSAATNGKVLSKTTSSQVSVKQGAPKTSSSHKSSTSSDLNYKKESSSSLQSRASGKPGPRPPGTSVTGQKSQHGTSQQTRPSQGSSLKQGAAVGGNKSGRGEPLRTGNNSAVKSSGNSMVRNSSGGPPKAGSQPQPRPGGTLQAKGGAPQARPGGSGLQGHPGGNGPRPPGTGGGRPGNGGPVPGRSTGIIGSGPGRPKCTVVSETISSKNVGGARPGVPPRPGMPQRPGMPQRPGMQPRPGMQPRPGMPPRPGMPQRPMMNRPPGTMLPPITSAYKRKLEDEEDEYDSEMEDFIDDEGDEPEEISRHIKEIFGYDRNKYKEESDYALKFMESSWKDLQKEEARSLRLAVQEDLEEEKREEEELKRKTKRTKKD, from the exons ATGATGGACTTTGACAACGTGTTGGACATGGCCTCGCAGAACCAGGGCCACGGCAACGTGCAG AAGAGATACAGTCTGCAAGCTGGACCCCCCAAAAAGGACCCGAGGTCTAAAGGAGTCAACCCCGCTGCGGTGCAGGCGCTTCTGAAGAAGCAACAAACTGACAGCAAAAAGAAAG aaatacaaatgaGGAAACAGAAGGACGTACTACTCGCCAAGAGGGTTGAGCTCAAGTCGGACCGCAAAGCGAGAGCGATGGCGTCCCGAACCAAGGACAATTTCAAAGGCTACAACGGCGTCCCGATGGTGGAGCTCCCGAAGAAGCGGCGATCGaagcaggagatggaggaggagaggtcgaTGAACGCCGAAGGATTCAGGAATCACTCGGTTGACCCGGAGGACGAGGATAACTTTGAGTACGAACAGACTGAttcggagccggagccggagccggagccccTGAGACCAGGGAAGACCACGGGTGTTAGTGGgcgcagtagcagcagcagcggtggtggTAGCAAGTCCTCCTCCAAAACACCCAAGCCTGCTCCACCTCCCATGAACTTTGCAGAGTTACTGAAATTGGCGGAGAAGAAGCAGTTTGAGCCGGTCGATCTGAAACCCAAGGTAGCGAAAAAGGACGAGAGACTCCGCACAGCTGATGAGATAAGGGAACTAGAGATGGAGCGCAACGCTAAGAGacctgacaaaaacaaagactccAAAGCAGAGCGAGAAAGAGATGGGAAGTCTCAGTCCAGCTCTAGTTCGATAAGGACGAGCACTGTagagaaggagcagaagaacTGTAAACCGCAAAAGAACTCGATAGAAAAACATAGTCTGCCCAGTGGGTCAGGGAAGCAAAGCAATAGAGGCCACTCTTCTTCTAAGTCCTCCGttagcgacagagagagagagagacccaagGCATCGCACAGCGATAGAGACAGATCCAAGACTAGTATGACTAGTTCATCTGCTGCCACAAATGGTAAAGTTCTTTCGAAAACTACATCATCTCAGGTTTCAGTCAAACAAGGGGCCCCTAAGACCTCATCTAGCCACAAATCCAGCACCTCAAGTGACCTTAACTACAAAAAAGAAAGCTCATCATCACTCCAAAGTAGAGCTTCAGGTAAACCGGGGCCTAGGCCTCCTGGGACATCTGTGACGGGCCAAAAATCCCAACATGGGACCTCCCAACAGACCAGACCCAGTCAGGGTAGTTCGTTGAAACAGGGGGCTGCAGTCGGAGGCAACAAGTCTGGACGAGGGGAACCACTAAGGACTGGAAATAATTCTGCAGTTAAATCAAGTGGTAATTCAATGGTGAGAAATTCATCAGGCGGCCCTCCTAAGGCAGGGAGCCAACCTCAGCCGAGGCCTGGAGGTACATTGCAGGCGAAAGGTGGTGCCCCACAGGCCAGGCCTGGTGGGAGTGGTCTGCAGGGTCACCCTGGAGGTAACGGACCCCGACCCCCAGGGACCGGAGGTGGTCGACCGGGTAATGGGGGACCAGTACCCGGAAGATCGACTGGCATAATTGGATCAGGGCCCGGGAGACCAAAGTGCACCGTAGTGTCGGAGACCATCTCATCCAAGAATGTTGGTGGAGCCAGACCAGGGGTCCCTCCTCGGCCGGGAATGCCACAGAGACCTGGAATGCCACAGAGACCAGGCATGCAACCCAGACCAGGCATGCAACCCAGACCAGGCATGCCACCCAGACCAGGCATGCCACAAAGACCTATGATGAACAGACCACCAG GTACAATGTTGCCACCAATCACATCCGCCTACAAGAGGAAAttggaagatgaggaagatgagtaTGACTCCGAAATGGAGGATTTCATTGATGACGAAGGTGACGAACCAGAGGAAATTTCCAGGCACATAAAGGAAATTTTTGGCTACGATCGAAACAa ATACAAGGAGGAGAGCGACTATGCACTCAAGTTCATGGAGAGCAGCTGGAAAGATTTGCAGAAAGAAGAGGCCAGGAG CCTGAGACTGGCTGTGCAAGAagatctggaggaggagaaaagagaggaagaggagctgaaaAGGAAAACCAAGCGGACAAAAAAGGACTGA